In one window of Denticeps clupeoides chromosome 2, fDenClu1.1, whole genome shotgun sequence DNA:
- the fbxo45 gene encoding F-box/SPRY domain-containing protein 1 isoform X2, which produces MFRVRQYPDLCCDVIALNWLRPGLAESIKIFPPFRPSNPAPFRCRSPGITHVSAVQFTADSASRRRLASAAELRMSGAAGGGASACVGAAAAVAVAAGGGGGVAGRLPGRVLEHVFSYLDLVDLKQCALVCWHWYSCLADENSEVWRSLCGRYLSDEALRSDILCNLPSYKGKMKSLQHALSSHDCSRNVYVKKNGFTLHRNPIAQSTDGARGKIGFSEGRHAWEIWWEGPLGTVAVIGIATKRAPMQCQGYVALLGSDDQSWGWNLVDNNLLHNGEVSGNFPQCNNAPKYQIGERIRVILDMDDKTLAFERGFEFLGVAFRGLPKTCLFPAVSAVYGNTEVTMVYLGRPLDG; this is translated from the exons ATGTTCCGTGTACGTCAGTACCCGGACCTGTGCTGTGATGTCATCGCGTTGAATTGGCTCCGTCCCGGACTGGCCGAGTCAATCAAAATATTCCCCCCGTTCCGTCCCTCTAATCCCGCGCCGTTCCGGTGCCGCTCCCCTGGAATAACTCATGTTTCTGCCGTTCAGTTTACCGCGGACTCGGCCTCTCGTCGTCGCTTAGCTTCTGCGGCCGAGCTGAGAATGTCTGGGGCGGCCGGCGGAGGGGCGTCCGCCTGCgtcggcgccgccgccgcggtcGCCGTCGCAGCGGGCGGCGGCGGGGGCGTCGCGGGCAGGCTGCCCGGCCGGGTGCTGGAGCACGTCTTCTCCTACCTGGACCTGGTGGACCTGAAGCAGTGCGCCTTGGTGTGCTGGCACTGGTACAGCTGCCTGGCGGACGAGAACAGCGAGGTGTGGCGGAGCCTCTGCGGCCGGTACCTCAGCGACGAAGCGCTGCGGTCCGACATCCTCTGCAACCTGCCGAGCTACAAGGGCAAG ATGAAATCACTGCAGCATGCTCTCAGCTCCCATGACTGTTCACGGAACGTTTACGTGAAGAAGAACGGTTTCACTCTGCACCGGAACCCCATAGCGCAGAGCACAGACGGCGCCCGGGGCAAGATTGGGTTCTCGGAGGGCCGCCACGCCTGGGAAATATGGTGGGAAGGCCCCCTTGGCACCGTAGCAGTTATTGGAATTGCGACCAAGCGGGCACCCATGCAGTGCCAAGGTTATGTGGCTCTACTGGGCAGTGATGACCAGAGTTGGGGGTGGAACCTGGTGGACAATAACCTCCTGCACAATGGGGAAGTCAGTGGCaacttcccacaatgcaacaatGCTCCGAAGTACCAG ATTGGTGAAAGAATACGAGTAATTCTGGACATGGATGACAAGACGCTGGCCTTTGAAAGGGGATTTGAGTTCCTGGGCGTGGCATTCAGGGGGCTTCCGAAAACCTGCCTGTTTCCCGCTGTCTCTGCTGTATACGGAAACACAGAAGTGACAATGGTGTACCTCGGGAGGCCTCTGGACGGGTAA
- the fam168b gene encoding myelin-associated neurite-outgrowth inhibitor isoform X1, producing MNPVYSPAPTAVPYANPKGLGYPAGFPVSYAAAPPYSPNVYPGASAAFPTGYAPGTPFKMSCSPTTGAVPPYTSSPSPYPAAVYPVRSSYPQQNPYAHQQGTYYTQPVYAAPPHVIHHTTVVQPNGMPAAMYAPPVPPPRPNGVAMGMVAGTTMAMSAGTLLTTHSPTAVAPHPIAVPTYRPPGTPTYSYVPPQW from the exons ATGAATCCCGTTTACAGCCCTGCCCCAACGGCAGTCCCGTACGCCAACCCTAAAGGACTAGGATACCCAG CTGGTTTTCCAGTAAGCTACGCTGCGGCGCCACCCTACTCTCCCAACGTGTATCCTGGAGCCAGCGCTGCCTTCCCGACAG GCTATGCTCCAGGAACGCCTTTCAAAATGTCCTGTTCCCCCACGACCGGCGCCGTCCCACCCTACACCTCATCACCCAGCCCGTACCCCGCAGCAGTCTATCCCGTGAGAAGCTCCTACCCCCAGCAGAACCCCTACGCACAC CAGCAAGGCACTTACTACACTCAGCCAGTTTACGCTGCCCCGCCCCACGTCATTCATCACACTACAGTGGTGCAGCCCAATGGGATGCCAGCTGCCATGTATGCCCCTCCCGTTCCCCCTCCCCGCCCCAATGGTGTTGCCATGGGAATGGTAGCAGGGACCACTATGGCGATGTCAGCTG GGACGTTGTTAACGACTCACTCCCCGACCGCGGTGGCCCCTCACCCAATCGCGGTGCCCACGTACCGCCCCCCTGGCACGCCCACCTACAGCTACGTTCCCCCTCAGTGGTGA
- the fam168b gene encoding myelin-associated neurite-outgrowth inhibitor isoform X2, which produces MNPVYSPAPTAVPYANPKGLGYPAGFPVSYAAAPPYSPNVYPGASAAFPTGYAPGTPFKMSCSPTTGAVPPYTSSPSPYPAAVYPVRSSYPQQNPYAHQGTYYTQPVYAAPPHVIHHTTVVQPNGMPAAMYAPPVPPPRPNGVAMGMVAGTTMAMSAGTLLTTHSPTAVAPHPIAVPTYRPPGTPTYSYVPPQW; this is translated from the exons ATGAATCCCGTTTACAGCCCTGCCCCAACGGCAGTCCCGTACGCCAACCCTAAAGGACTAGGATACCCAG CTGGTTTTCCAGTAAGCTACGCTGCGGCGCCACCCTACTCTCCCAACGTGTATCCTGGAGCCAGCGCTGCCTTCCCGACAG GCTATGCTCCAGGAACGCCTTTCAAAATGTCCTGTTCCCCCACGACCGGCGCCGTCCCACCCTACACCTCATCACCCAGCCCGTACCCCGCAGCAGTCTATCCCGTGAGAAGCTCCTACCCCCAGCAGAACCCCTACGCACAC CAAGGCACTTACTACACTCAGCCAGTTTACGCTGCCCCGCCCCACGTCATTCATCACACTACAGTGGTGCAGCCCAATGGGATGCCAGCTGCCATGTATGCCCCTCCCGTTCCCCCTCCCCGCCCCAATGGTGTTGCCATGGGAATGGTAGCAGGGACCACTATGGCGATGTCAGCTG GGACGTTGTTAACGACTCACTCCCCGACCGCGGTGGCCCCTCACCCAATCGCGGTGCCCACGTACCGCCCCCCTGGCACGCCCACCTACAGCTACGTTCCCCCTCAGTGGTGA
- the arhgef4 gene encoding rho guanine nucleotide exchange factor 4 isoform X7, whose product MGVRDALTTGNQLISDGSVVYAEALWDHVTMDDQEVGFKAGDVIEVVDATNKEWWWGRILDSEGWFPASFVRLRVNQDEPMEEYLAQLEEAREEDSHGVGLLLGPGLPCKEQMRTNVINEIMSTERDYIKHLKDICEGYIKQCRKRTDMFTEDQLHTIFGNIEEIYRFQKKFLKGLEKKFNKDEPHISEIGSCFLEHQTDFQIYSEYCNNHPNACLQLSKLMKVNKYVFFFEACRLLQKMIDISLDGFLLTPVQKICKYPLQLAELLKYTNPQHRDYKDVEAALNAMKNVARLINERKRRLENIDKIAQWQSSIEDWEGEDVLSRSSDLIFSGELTKISQPQAKSQQRMFFLFDHQMVYCKKDLLRRDMLYYKGRMDMDLMEVVDVEDGKDKDFNVSVKNAIKLRSPSGDEVHLLCTKKPEQKQRWLRAFADERGQVQHDRETGFSITEVQKKQAMLNACKSHPAGKPKAVNRPYYDFLLRQKHPTLPTALPQQQVFMLAEPKRKTSNFWHNIGRLTPFKK is encoded by the exons ATGGGTGTCCGAGATGCATTGACAACTGGCAATCAG TTGATCAGCGATGGAAGTGTCGTCTACGCCGAGGCGCTGTGggaccatgtcaccatggacgACCAGGAGGTTGGCTTCAAGGCCGGTGATGTCATCGAAGTAGTGGACGCCACCAACAAGGAGTGGTGGTGGGGTCGCATCCTGGACAGCGAAGGCTGGTTTCCTGCCAGCTTCGTTCGG TTGCGTGTGAACCAGGATGAGCCCATGGAGGAATACCTAGCGCAGCTGGAAGAGGCTCGGGAGGAGGACAGCCATGGGGTGGGGCTGCTCCTGGGACCCGGCCTGCCCTGCAAGGAGCAGATGAGGACCAACGTCATCAATGAAATCATGAGTACCGAGCGGGACTACATCAAACATCTGAAGGACATCTGTGAG GGCTACATCAAGCAGTGCCGTAAGAGGACAGACATGTTCACAGAAGATCAGCTACACACCATCTTTGGCAACATCGAGGAGATTTATCGGTTTCAGAAGAAGTTTCTGAAGGGCTTGGAGAAGAAGTTCAACAAGGATGAGCCTCACATCAGCGAGATTGGATCCTGCTTCCTCGAGCAC CAAACAGACTTCCAGATCTACTCAGAGTACTGCAACAACCACCCCAACGCCTGCCTCCAGCTCTCCAAACTCATGAAGGTCAACAAGTATGTGTTCTTCTTCGAAGCCTGCCGCCTGCTGCAGAAGATGATTGACATCTCGCTGGATGGTTTTCTTCTCACCCCAGTCCAGAAGATTTGCAAGTATCCTCTACAGCTAGCTGAGCTTCTCAAATACACCAACCCCCAACACAG gGATTATAAGGATGTAGAGGCCGCCTTAAACGCAATGAAGAACGTTGCCAGGCTGATTAATGAGAGGAAGCGGCGACTGGAGAACATTGACAAGATCGCCCAGTGGCAGAGCTCCATAGAGGACTGGGAG GGTGAAGATGTCCTCAGTAGAAGTTCAGATCTGATTTTCTCAGGGGAACTGACAAAGATCTCTCAGCCTCAGGCCAAGAGCCAGCAGCGCATGTTCTTCCTGTTCGATCATCAGATGGTGTACTGCAAGAAG GACCTCCTGCGCAGGGACATGTTGTACTACAAAGGCCGCATGGACATGGACCTAATGGAGGTTGTGGATGTGGAGGACGGGAAAGACAAGGACTTCAACGTGAGCGTGAAGAACGCCATCAAGCTGCGCTCGCCCAGTGGAGATGAGGTCCACCTGCTCTGCACCAAGAAGCCGGAGCAGAAGCAGCGCTGGCTGCGTGCCTTCGCCGACGAGCGGGGACAAGTACAGCACGACCGCGAGACGG GTTTTTCCATTACCGAGGTCCAAAAGAAACAGGCTATGCTGAATGCCTGTAAAAGCCATCCTGCTGGGAAACCCAAAG CGGTGAACCGGCCTTACTACGACTTCCTGCTGCGGCAGAAGCACCCGACGCTGCCCACCGCCCTTCCTCAGCAGCAGGTCTTCATGCTGGCGGAGCCCAAACGCAAGACCTCCAACTTCTGGCACAACATCGGCAGACTGACGCCTTTCAAAAAGTGA